From one Brachypodium distachyon strain Bd21 chromosome 4, Brachypodium_distachyon_v3.0, whole genome shotgun sequence genomic stretch:
- the LOC100831383 gene encoding zinc finger CCHC domain-containing protein 7 has translation MAQRWRSRARRDPDLDDNGSPPRRRRPPSDDEDEGNEDLSLEIVARARRREAAGGQPGFADLVVLSSDEEVDEDSVVELGEADPRRKQKKKKRRKERKKKQRKEEGGAGDSAAKEEPQVAGTQEGQTGIAEVVLTEGGVDVPLSDNTVLRKLLRIPRYFDPGETILETCFNCGEEGHVATNCTMEKRKKPCFICGLFGHIAKQCTQGQDCFICKKGGHMAKDCPDKHNINTQQSTTLCLRCGEIGHDMFACTNDYPRDDVKEIKCYVCKQSGHLCCTDFSDNCPKEVTCYNCAQPGHTGLGCAKQRRETSVATTPTLCYKCGKEGHFARGCTNIANSDRFKGELSAHSRKKDKWKKDSGPRSAPHDGYKRKSPLFEDRRDTPHGKSRRGGWIPDDHDDLPFKKYKSNGWASPSTPKKPYTNHHQRSSGSDYSTPRSSKWKNQGFSSPSSNYSPNSRKHAFSSSRFSTNTHLHFERS, from the exons ATGGCCCAGCGCTGGCGCTCCAGGGCCCGCCGCGACCCGGACCTGGACGACAACGGCTCTcctccgcggcgccggcgcccgcccagcgacgacgaggacgagggcAACGAGGACCTCAGCCTCGAGATCgtcgcgcgggcgcggcggcgcgaggcggccggaggccAGCCCGGGTTCGCCGACCTGGTCGTGCTGTCCTCCGACGAGGAGGTCGACGAGGACTCCGTGGTGGAACTCGGCGAGGCGGATCCCAGGaggaaacagaagaagaagaagcggcgcaaggagaggaagaagaagcagcggaaggaggagggaggggctGGAGACTCCGCGGCGAAGGAGGAG CCTCAGGTTGCTGGCACCCAGGAGGGACAAACTGGGATAGCAGAAGTGGTGCTCACTGAAGGTGGGGTTGATGTCCCTTTATCCGACAACACTGTTCTGCGGAAGCTTCTT CGTATACCAAGATACTTTGATCCTGGGGAAACTATATTGGAGACTTGCTTTAACTGTGGAGAGGAAGGACATGTAGCTACAAACTGCACAATGGAAAAGCGGAAGAAGCCTTGCTTCATTTGTGGATTGTTCGGACACATTGCAAAGCAGTGCACACAG GGTCAAGATTGTTTCATCTGCAAAAAAGGAGGTCATATGGCAAAAGATTGCCCTGACAAGCACAACATAAATACCCAGCAATCCACCACACTGTGTTTAAGATGCGGAGAAATAGGTCATGATATGTTTGCATGCACCAATGATTATCCACGAGATGATGTTAAG GAAATAAAATGCTACGTGTGTAAGCAGAGCGGTCATCTATGTTGTACCGACTTCTCTGATAATTGTCCAAAGGAAGTTACTTGTTATAATTGTGCACAACCTGGTCATACTGGTTTG GGATGTGCCAAGCAGCGTAGGGAAACTAGTGTCGCAACAACTCCAACCTTGTGCTACAAATGTGGCAAGGAGGGTCACTTCGCACGAGGCTGCACAAACATTGCTAAT TCTGATCGGTTTAAAGGCGAGTTGTCAGCACACAGTCGTAAAAAGGACAAATGGAAAAAGGATTCTGGCCCTAGATCAGCTCCTCATGATGGTTATAAAAGAAAAAGTCCCCTGTTTGAGGATAGAAGGGACACGCCTCATGGTAAATCCAGAAGGGGTGGTTGGATTCCTGATGATCACGACGATCTACCATTTAAGAAGTACAAATCAAATGGGTGGGCCTCTCCATCAACTCCTAAGAAGCCATACACTAATCACCACCAGCGCTCTTCTGGCAGTGACTATTCAACTCCTCGATCTTCAAAATGGAAAAATCAAGGTTTTTCATCGCCAAGCTCGAATTATTCTCCAAATTCAAGGAAGCATGCATTTTCCTCGTCTAGATTCTCCACCAACACCCATCTCCATTTTGAAAGAAGTTAG
- the LOC100831891 gene encoding ubiquitin carboxyl-terminal hydrolase 12 isoform X1 — protein MTTTTPAPLEQEDEEMLVPHQEVAAVAADAAQPMEVVAQTEAVSTADSQPPEDPQTSRFTWTIQNFTRLIGKKHYSDVFVVGGYKWRVLIFPKGNNVEHLSMYLDVADSANLPYGWSRSAQFSLAIVNQIDQKYTTRKDTQHQFSARESDWGFTSFMPLSELYEPSRGYLVNDTIVVEAEVAVRKMVDYWTYDSKKETGYVGLKNQGATCYMNSLLQTLYHIPYFRKAVYHMPTTENDMPSGSIPLALQSLFYKLQYSDNSVATKELTKSFGWDTYDSFMQHDVQELNRVLCEKLEDKMKGTVVEGTIEQLFEGHHINYIECINVDYKSNRKESFYDLQLDVKGCRDVYASFDKYVEVERLEGDNKYHAENHGLQDAKKGVLFLDFPPVLQLQLKRFEYDYMRDTMVKINDRYEFPLQLDLDRDDGKYLAPDADRSIRNLYTLHSVLVHSGGVHGGHYYAFIRPTLADQWYKFDDERVTKEDTKKAFEEQYGGEEELPQINPGFNNTPFKFTKYSNAYMLVYIRESDKEKIMCNVDEKDIAEHLRIRLKKEQEEKEHKKKEKAEAHLYTIIKIARDEDLKEQTGKDIYFDLVDHEKVRSFRIQKQLPFNTFKEEIAKEYGIPVQFQRFWLWAKRQNHTYRPNRPLTPHEETQSVGQLREISNKAQNAELKLFLEVEFGLDLQPLPPPEKSKEDILLFFKLYNPEKETLCFVGRLFVKALGKPSDILRKLNEMAGFTPDEEIELYEEIKFEPNVMCEHIDKKLTFRSCQLEDGDIVCFQKSPKADSDTQVRYPDVPSFLEYVHNRQVVHFRSLEKPKDDDFCLELSKLHTYDDVVERVARQLGLDDPAKIRLTSHNCYSQQPKPQPIRYRGVEHLLDMLIHYNQTSDILYYEVLDIPLPELQFLKTLKVAFHSATKDEVVIHSIRLPKNSTIADVINDLKTKVDLSSPSAELRLLEVFYHKIYKIFPLHEKIENINDQYWTLRAEEIPEEEKNPSPHDRLIHVYHFTKDPLQNQQIQNFGDPFFLAIHEGETLAQVKERIKRKLQVADEEFSKWKFAFVSMNRPDYLEDSDVVSARFQRRDVYGAWEQYLGLEHTDTAPKRAYTANQNRHTHEKPVKIYN, from the exons ATGACTACGACGACTCCCGCCCCTCTCGAG caggaggacgaggagatgcTCGTGCCCCACCAggaggtcgccgccgtcgccgctgaCGCTGCCCAGCCCATGGAAG TGGTGGCGCAGACAGAGGCGGTAAGCACAGCTGATAGCCAGCCACCGGAGGACCCGCAGACGTCCCGTTTCACTTGGACAATCCAGAATTTTACCAGGCTCATCGGGAAGAAGCACTACTCAGATGTGTTTGTCGTCGGCGGGTACAAATG GCGCGTTCTTATTTTCCCCAAGGGGAATAACGTGGAGCACTTGTCAATGTACTTGGACGTTGCCGACTCGGCTAACCTCCCGTATGGTTGGAGCCGCTCCGCTCAATTTAGCTTGGCAATTGTGAACCAGATCGATCAGAAGTATACGACACGAAAAG ATACTCAACATCAATTTAGTGCTCGCGAGAGCGATTGGGGTTTCACATCTTTTATGCCTTTGAGTGAGCTATATGAGCCAAGTAGAGGATACCTTGTGAATGATACTATTGTTGTGGAGGCAGAGGTTGCTGTCCGTAAAATGGTTGACTATTGGACATATGActcaaaaaaggaaacaggTTATGTTGGTCTGAAAAATCAAGGAGCTACATGTTATATGAATTCTCTTCTGCAAACATTGTACCACATACCATACTTCAGGAAG GCTGTCTATCATATGCCAACCACCGAAAATGACATGCCATCTGGAAGTATTCCCTTGGCGCTGCAGAGCCTCTTCTACAAGCTCCAGTACAGTGACAACAGTGTGGCTACAAAAGAGTTGACCAAATCTTTTGGATGGGACACATATGATTCCTTCATGCAGCATGATGTACAAGAGCTCAACAGAGTTCTCTGTGAGAAACTTGAAGATAAGATGAAG GGAACTGTTGTAGAAGGAACAATCGAACAATTATTTGAAGGTCACCACATTAATTACATCGAGTGTATAAACGTGGACTATAAATCCAACAGGAAGGAGTCTTTTTATG ACCTTCAACTTGATGTTAAAGGTTGTCGTGATGTGTATGCATCGTTTGACAAATATGTTGAAGTTGAGCGTCTTGAGGGTGATAACAAGTACCATGCAGAGAACCATGGTTTACAG GATGCAAAAAAGGGTGTTCTCTTCCTCGATTTCCCCCCTGTTTTACAGCTTCAGTTGAAGCGTTTTGAGTACGACTATATGAGAGATACCATGGTTAAG ATTAATGACCGCTATGAGTTCCCTTTGCAACTTGATCTGGATAGAGATGATGGCAAGTATCTTGCTCCAGATGCAGATAGAAGTATAAGAAACCTTTATACTCTTCACAG TGTTCTTGTTCATAGTGGAGGAGTACATGGTGGTCACTATTACGCATTCATACGACCAACTCTAGCAGATCAATG GTATAAATTTGATGATGAGCGCgtaacaaaagaagatactaAGAAGGCATTCGAAGAGCAATATGGCGGTGAGGAAGAG TTACCTCAAATAAACCCTGGATTCAACAACACACCATTTAAATTCACGAAGTATTCAAATGCCTACATGCTTGTATACATCCGTGAGAGTGACAAAGAGAAAATAATGTGTAATGTTGACGAGAAAGACATTGCTGAGCATTTAAGG ATAAGATTGAAGAAAGagcaagaagagaaagaacataagaagaaagaaaaagctgAAGCTCATCTCTATACCATCATAAAG ATAGCTCGAGATGAGGATTTGAAGGAGCAAACTGGTAAAGATATATATTTTGATCTGGTGGACCATGAAAAAGTCCGTAGCTTCCGAATACAGAAGCAATTGCCATTTAATACTTTCAAG GAGGAAATAGCGAAGGAGTATGGTATCCCAGTACAGTTTCAGCGCTTCTGGTTGTGGGCTAAAAGGCAAAACCATACATACCGGCCGAATCGTCCGTTGACTCCTCATGAAGAAACACAATCT GTGGGGCAACTGAGGGAGATATCAAATAAGGCACAGAATGCTGAGCTCAAGCTTTTCTTGGAAGTGGAATTTGGACTG GATCTGCagcccctccctcctcctgagaagagcaaggaagatattcttctctttttcaaaCTCTACAACCCCGAAAAGGAAACGCTTTG TTTTGTGGGGAGGCTCTTCGTAAAGGCCTTGGGGAAACCTTCAGATATCCTGAGAAAACTAAATGAAATGGCTGGGTTCACGCCAGATGAAGAGATCGAGCTGTACGAG GAAATTAAGTTTGAGCCAAATGTGATGTGCGAACATATTGACAAGAAACTTACTTTCCGTTCTTGCCAG CTTGAAGATGGGGACATAGTCTGTTTCCAGAAATCACCTAAAGCAGATAGTGATACTCAAGTGCGCTATCCGGATGTTCCTTCATTTTTGGAGTATGTGCATAATAGGCAG GTTGTGCACTTTCGGTCTTTGGAGAAACCTAAGGATGACgatttttgtttggaatt GTCAAAGCTTCACACATATGATGATGTTGTTGAGAGAGTTGCCCGCCAGCTTGGGCTAGATGATCCAGCAAAAATTCGTCTTACATCCCATAACTGCTACTCACAGCAGCCTAAACCGCAACCCATCAGATATCGAGGCGTGGAGCATCTACTGGACATGCTCATCCACTATAATCAG ACGTCCGACATCTTGTATTATGAAGTGTTGGATATTCCATTGCCGGAGTTGCAGTTCCTGAAAACCCTTAAAGTTGCATTCCATAGCGCTACAAAAGATgag GTTGTCATTCACAGCATCAGGCTTCCTAAGAATAGCACCATTGCTGACGTGATTAATGACTTGAAGACCAAG GTTGATCTATCCAGTCCCAGTGCTGAACTGCGCTTGCTAGAGGTCTTTTACCACAAGATCTATAAG ATCTTTCCACTTCATGAGAAAATTGAGAATATAAATGATCAGTACTGGACGCTGCGTGCTGAGGAG AttccggaggaggagaaaaatCCCAGTCCACACGATCGCTTAATTCATGTTTATCATTTCACTAAAGATCCTCTTCAGAATCAG CAGATTCAGAACTTTGGAGatcctttttttcttgctaTCCATGAAGGTGAGACATTAGCACAAGTAAAGGAGCGCATAAAGAGAAAACTCCAAGTCGCTGATGAGGAATTCTCCAAG
- the LOC100831891 gene encoding ubiquitin carboxyl-terminal hydrolase 12 isoform X2, whose amino-acid sequence MTTTTPAPLEQEDEEMLVPHQEVAAVAADAAQPMEVVAQTEAVSTADSQPPEDPQTSRFTWTIQNFTRLIGKKHYSDVFVVGGYKWRVLIFPKGNNVEHLSMYLDVADSANLPYGWSRSAQFSLAIVNQIDQKYTTRKDTQHQFSARESDWGFTSFMPLSELYEPSRGYLVNDTIVVEAEVAVRKMVDYWTYDSKKETGYVGLKNQGATCYMNSLLQTLYHIPYFRKAVYHMPTTENDMPSGSIPLALQSLFYKLQYSDNSVATKELTKSFGWDTYDSFMQHDVQELNRVLCEKLEDKMKGTVVEGTIEQLFEGHHINYIECINVDYKSNRKESFYDLQLDVKGCRDVYASFDKYVEVERLEGDNKYHAENHGLQDAKKGVLFLDFPPVLQLQLKRFEYDYMRDTMVKINDRYEFPLQLDLDRDDGKYLAPDADRSIRNLYTLHSVLVHSGGVHGGHYYAFIRPTLADQWYKFDDERVTKEDTKKAFEEQYGGEEELPQINPGFNNTPFKFTKYSNAYMLVYIRESDKEKIMCNVDEKDIAEHLRIRLKKEQEEKEHKKKEKAEAHLYTIIKIARDEDLKEQTGKDIYFDLVDHEKVRSFRIQKQLPFNTFKEEIAKEYGIPVQFQRFWLWAKRQNHTYRPNRPLTPHEETQSVGQLREISNKAQNAELKLFLEVEFGLDLQPLPPPEKSKEDILLFFKLYNPEKETLCFVGRLFVKALGKPSDILRKLNEMAGFTPDEEIELYEEIKFEPNVMCEHIDKKLTFRSCQLEDGDIVCFQKSPKADSDTQVRYPDVPSFLEYVHNRQVVHFRSLEKPKDDDFCLELSKLHTYDDVVERVARQLGLDDPAKIRLTSHNCYSQQPKPQPIRYRGVEHLLDMLIHYNQTSDILYYEVLDIPLPELQFLKTLKVAFHSATKDEVVIHSIRLPKNSTIADVINDLKTKVDLSSPSAELRLLEVFYHKIYKIFPLHEKIENINDQYWTLRAEEIPEEEKNPSPHDRLIHVYHFTKDPLQNQIQNFGDPFFLAIHEGETLAQVKERIKRKLQVADEEFSKWKFAFVSMNRPDYLEDSDVVSARFQRRDVYGAWEQYLGLEHTDTAPKRAYTANQNRHTHEKPVKIYN is encoded by the exons ATGACTACGACGACTCCCGCCCCTCTCGAG caggaggacgaggagatgcTCGTGCCCCACCAggaggtcgccgccgtcgccgctgaCGCTGCCCAGCCCATGGAAG TGGTGGCGCAGACAGAGGCGGTAAGCACAGCTGATAGCCAGCCACCGGAGGACCCGCAGACGTCCCGTTTCACTTGGACAATCCAGAATTTTACCAGGCTCATCGGGAAGAAGCACTACTCAGATGTGTTTGTCGTCGGCGGGTACAAATG GCGCGTTCTTATTTTCCCCAAGGGGAATAACGTGGAGCACTTGTCAATGTACTTGGACGTTGCCGACTCGGCTAACCTCCCGTATGGTTGGAGCCGCTCCGCTCAATTTAGCTTGGCAATTGTGAACCAGATCGATCAGAAGTATACGACACGAAAAG ATACTCAACATCAATTTAGTGCTCGCGAGAGCGATTGGGGTTTCACATCTTTTATGCCTTTGAGTGAGCTATATGAGCCAAGTAGAGGATACCTTGTGAATGATACTATTGTTGTGGAGGCAGAGGTTGCTGTCCGTAAAATGGTTGACTATTGGACATATGActcaaaaaaggaaacaggTTATGTTGGTCTGAAAAATCAAGGAGCTACATGTTATATGAATTCTCTTCTGCAAACATTGTACCACATACCATACTTCAGGAAG GCTGTCTATCATATGCCAACCACCGAAAATGACATGCCATCTGGAAGTATTCCCTTGGCGCTGCAGAGCCTCTTCTACAAGCTCCAGTACAGTGACAACAGTGTGGCTACAAAAGAGTTGACCAAATCTTTTGGATGGGACACATATGATTCCTTCATGCAGCATGATGTACAAGAGCTCAACAGAGTTCTCTGTGAGAAACTTGAAGATAAGATGAAG GGAACTGTTGTAGAAGGAACAATCGAACAATTATTTGAAGGTCACCACATTAATTACATCGAGTGTATAAACGTGGACTATAAATCCAACAGGAAGGAGTCTTTTTATG ACCTTCAACTTGATGTTAAAGGTTGTCGTGATGTGTATGCATCGTTTGACAAATATGTTGAAGTTGAGCGTCTTGAGGGTGATAACAAGTACCATGCAGAGAACCATGGTTTACAG GATGCAAAAAAGGGTGTTCTCTTCCTCGATTTCCCCCCTGTTTTACAGCTTCAGTTGAAGCGTTTTGAGTACGACTATATGAGAGATACCATGGTTAAG ATTAATGACCGCTATGAGTTCCCTTTGCAACTTGATCTGGATAGAGATGATGGCAAGTATCTTGCTCCAGATGCAGATAGAAGTATAAGAAACCTTTATACTCTTCACAG TGTTCTTGTTCATAGTGGAGGAGTACATGGTGGTCACTATTACGCATTCATACGACCAACTCTAGCAGATCAATG GTATAAATTTGATGATGAGCGCgtaacaaaagaagatactaAGAAGGCATTCGAAGAGCAATATGGCGGTGAGGAAGAG TTACCTCAAATAAACCCTGGATTCAACAACACACCATTTAAATTCACGAAGTATTCAAATGCCTACATGCTTGTATACATCCGTGAGAGTGACAAAGAGAAAATAATGTGTAATGTTGACGAGAAAGACATTGCTGAGCATTTAAGG ATAAGATTGAAGAAAGagcaagaagagaaagaacataagaagaaagaaaaagctgAAGCTCATCTCTATACCATCATAAAG ATAGCTCGAGATGAGGATTTGAAGGAGCAAACTGGTAAAGATATATATTTTGATCTGGTGGACCATGAAAAAGTCCGTAGCTTCCGAATACAGAAGCAATTGCCATTTAATACTTTCAAG GAGGAAATAGCGAAGGAGTATGGTATCCCAGTACAGTTTCAGCGCTTCTGGTTGTGGGCTAAAAGGCAAAACCATACATACCGGCCGAATCGTCCGTTGACTCCTCATGAAGAAACACAATCT GTGGGGCAACTGAGGGAGATATCAAATAAGGCACAGAATGCTGAGCTCAAGCTTTTCTTGGAAGTGGAATTTGGACTG GATCTGCagcccctccctcctcctgagaagagcaaggaagatattcttctctttttcaaaCTCTACAACCCCGAAAAGGAAACGCTTTG TTTTGTGGGGAGGCTCTTCGTAAAGGCCTTGGGGAAACCTTCAGATATCCTGAGAAAACTAAATGAAATGGCTGGGTTCACGCCAGATGAAGAGATCGAGCTGTACGAG GAAATTAAGTTTGAGCCAAATGTGATGTGCGAACATATTGACAAGAAACTTACTTTCCGTTCTTGCCAG CTTGAAGATGGGGACATAGTCTGTTTCCAGAAATCACCTAAAGCAGATAGTGATACTCAAGTGCGCTATCCGGATGTTCCTTCATTTTTGGAGTATGTGCATAATAGGCAG GTTGTGCACTTTCGGTCTTTGGAGAAACCTAAGGATGACgatttttgtttggaatt GTCAAAGCTTCACACATATGATGATGTTGTTGAGAGAGTTGCCCGCCAGCTTGGGCTAGATGATCCAGCAAAAATTCGTCTTACATCCCATAACTGCTACTCACAGCAGCCTAAACCGCAACCCATCAGATATCGAGGCGTGGAGCATCTACTGGACATGCTCATCCACTATAATCAG ACGTCCGACATCTTGTATTATGAAGTGTTGGATATTCCATTGCCGGAGTTGCAGTTCCTGAAAACCCTTAAAGTTGCATTCCATAGCGCTACAAAAGATgag GTTGTCATTCACAGCATCAGGCTTCCTAAGAATAGCACCATTGCTGACGTGATTAATGACTTGAAGACCAAG GTTGATCTATCCAGTCCCAGTGCTGAACTGCGCTTGCTAGAGGTCTTTTACCACAAGATCTATAAG ATCTTTCCACTTCATGAGAAAATTGAGAATATAAATGATCAGTACTGGACGCTGCGTGCTGAGGAG AttccggaggaggagaaaaatCCCAGTCCACACGATCGCTTAATTCATGTTTATCATTTCACTAAAGATCCTCTTCAGAATCAG ATTCAGAACTTTGGAGatcctttttttcttgctaTCCATGAAGGTGAGACATTAGCACAAGTAAAGGAGCGCATAAAGAGAAAACTCCAAGTCGCTGATGAGGAATTCTCCAAG